The following are from one region of the Gossypium hirsutum isolate 1008001.06 chromosome D03, Gossypium_hirsutum_v2.1, whole genome shotgun sequence genome:
- the LOC121215372 gene encoding protein MITOFERRINLIKE 1, chloroplastic, producing the protein MEARLSASLGLPSFDLNHPPVNTDFGSLYSHFITLTSSPKNPQKPLKPLLHHLSFASTSISGDPQPAKPTKFRIPLPFSNLTESQQPKSPKFPKLIEPRSRNSSKAQILMKNLSVLERALIGAGGGGIAGAFTYVCLLPFDTIKTKMQTKGASEIYANTFDAVVKTFQTNGILGFYRGVSAVIIGSTASSAVYFGTCEFGKSFLSKLEYPALLIPPTAGAMGNIVSSAIMVPKELITQRMQAGAKGRSWEVLLRILEKDGILGLYAGYSATLLRNLPAGVLSYSSFEYLKAAVLRKTKQTNLEPIQSVCCGALAGAISASLTTPLDVVKTRLMTQVHGNKVAAAMYGGVNATVKQILKEEGWIGLTSGLGPRVVHSACFSALGYFAFETARLAILHQYLKHKEKELSKISVAPA; encoded by the coding sequence ATGGAGGCGAGACTCTCTGCATCTCTGGGTCTCCCTTCTTTTGACTTAAATCATCCGCCAGTCAACACCGACTTCGGTTCCCTTTACAGCCATTTCATCACTCTCACTTCATCCCCGAAAAATCCTCAAAAACCCCTCAAACCTCTCCTACATCACCTCTCCTTTGCCTCTACCTCCATTTCTGGAGATCCTCAACCTGCAAAACCCACCAAGTTTCGTATTCCTCTCCCTTTTTCCAATTTAACTGAATCCCAGCAACCCAAATCGCCTAAATTCCCCAAATTGATAGAACCCAGATCGAGAAACAGCTCCAAAGCCCAAATCCTTATGAAAAACTTATCTGTCTTGGAAAGAGCTCTAATCGGTGCAGGTGGTGGTGGAATTGCCGGTGCATTTACTTACGTATGCCTTCTCCCATTCGATACCATCAAAACCAAAATGCAGACAAAGGGTGCTTCCGAGATTTATGCTAACACCTTTGATGCAGTAGTAAAAACTTTCCAAACGAATGGTATTCTGGGATTTTACAGAGGAGTTTCAGCTGTTATTATAGGTTCGACGGCTTCTTCAGCTGTTTATTTTGGGACATGTGAATTTGGTAAGtcttttttgtccaaattggagTATCCGGCTTTGCTTATTCCTCCAACTGCTGGTGCTATGGGAAATATTGTTTCGTCAGCTATAATGGTGCCGAAAGAGTTGATTACTCAAAGAATGCAAGCTGGTGCTAAAGGAAGGTCATGGGAAGTCTTGTTGAGAATATTAGAAAAAGATGGGATTTTGGGTCTTTATGCTGGTTACTCAGCTACTTTGTTGAGGAATTTGCCTGCTGGGGTGTTAAGTTATTCCTCTTTTGAGTATTTAAAAGCTGCGGTTTTGAGAAAGACAAAACAGACAAATTTGGAGCCAATTCAGAGTGTTTGTTGCGGTGCTTTGGCTGGTGCAATTTCAGCTTCTTTGACTACTCCTCTGGATGTGGTGAAAACAAGGTTGATGACTCAGGTTCATGGGAATAAAGTTGCTGCTGCTATGTATGGTGGGGTTAATGCGACGGTGAAGCAGATTTTGAAGGAGGAAGGTTGGATTGGTTTGACTAGTGGACTGGGGCCTAGAGTTGTTCATAGTGCTTGTTTTTCAGCTTTGGGCTATTTTGCATTTGAGACTGCCAGGCTTGCAATTTTGCATCAGTATTTGAAGCATAAGGAGAAGGAGTTGTCCAAAATCAGTGTTGCACCGGCTTGA
- the LOC107951833 gene encoding protein tesmin/TSO1-like CXC 2 isoform X1, translating to MGSPKLSKSPIPSASASASASISSSSSPVQESPFSNYISSLSPIKHDKAPHVAQGFVGLSSPLVFTSPRINTLGRPQSSSVKISQKGVGDKKIINESCILERSVTESQEGLVTDIKNEDIKDDVAVQLGSSSECVDEYLADPVETDCAKSAYSVKLNLKQSNNVLQSSVNGLLDLKNIKFGRKNNVGREVDAAQFLSGRSEESIERKLTSDEKLLKIEDEQGSAQGISDGFQKFDSDRFDLSSKEKECKNFGPQKDGHGDGCSNFLQQLPGSLPGVQSYEGFAKNIGGDADAPVHSMKHEASELQRSMSRRCLQFGEAQPEATATCSISTNRANNIISSTSLATNSETESLSSSHLDLSAKSRTRQLVNLSQLAMNMIPQCYGKSSLTVLKPSGVGLHLNSIVNAISMGQGGTASMKVAQAIKSTSTTSCQSTENIDNCSDAFEKVSTPQGALEQKVCTIAGSASESLFAEESVEFHMTPNIKRKFSSEDGDRNDMFDQQRSIKKRKKLSNNTDGDCCKRCNCKKTKCLKLYCDCFAAGIYCAEPCSCQGCFNRPEYEETVLETRKQIESRNPLAFAPKIVQPVTEFPLSNREDGNRKTPSSARHKRGCNCKRSMCLKKYCECYQANVGCSIRCRCEGCKNVYGKKEDYCVTKEMVNRSGEISESRVAAKPKKEIFHSELCDPYHLTPLTPSVQCSDHGKNASISRLFSRRCLPSPESDLTVLSYAKSPRSPRTSDSNDILLETSKGNLDIDSFCEGISYNNAVALADEFHCTPLPNHPSVIIGSPSSKARELTSLSRVQLDPRRRSLTPGGSLHWHSSPIMPMSPLNDNKKLQGLDSADGGLYDILEDDMPEILKYTSMPIKPVKAGSPNGKRVSPPHNLHQLGSSSSGPLRSGRKFILKAVPSFPPLTPCIDAKGSSNQSRNNFQENRSND from the exons ATGGGTTCTCCTAAACTTTCTAAGTCCCCAATTCCCTCTGCTTCTGCTTCTGCCTCAGCATctatttcttcatcttcttcgccagttcaa GAATCCCCTTTCTCCAATTACATTAGCAGTCTGTCTCCTATAAAGCATGACAAAGCACCGCATGTAGCACAAGGGTTTGTTGGACTCAGTTCTCCTCTTGTATTTACATCTCCACGTATAAATACACTTGGAAG GCCCCAGTCATCCAGTGTGAAAATATCTCAAAAGGGTGTAGGGGacaagaaaataataaatgagtCTTGTATTTTGGAAAGATCTGTTACTGAATCGCAAGAAGGGTTGGTCACTGATATTAAGAATGAAGATATCAAGGACGATGTGGCAGTCCAGCTTGGTAGTTCCtctgaatgtgttgatgaatactTGGCTGACCCTGTGGAAACAGACTGCGCAAAGTCTGCATATTCAGTCAAGTTAAATTTGAAACAATCTAATAATGTGCTTCAATCATCAGTTAATGGTTTACTGgacttaaaaaatattaagtttggCAGAAAAAATAATGTGGGGAGGGAAGTTGATGCAGCTCAATTTTTGTCTGGGCGAAGTGAAGAAAGCATCGAAAGAAAGTTAACCTCTGATGAAAAATTGTTGAAGATTGAAGATGAGCAAGGTTCTGCTCAAGGGATATCTGATGGATTTCAAAAGTTTGACTCTGATAGATTTGATCTTTCTTCTAAGGAAAAAGAATGTAAAAACTTTGGTCCTCAG AAAGATGGCCATGGTGATGGATGCAGTAATTTCCTTCAACAGCTGCCTGGATCTCTGCCAGGGGTTCAGTCATATGAAGGTTTTGCTAAAAATATTGGCGGAGATGCAGATGCTCCAGTTCATAGCATGAAACATGAG GCTAGTGAACTCCAACGCAGCATGAGTAGGCGTTGCCTTCAATTTGGAGAAGCTCAACCAGAAGCCACAGCAACCTGCAGCATTTCCACAAATCGAGCAAATAATATTATCTCTTCAACATCACTTGCTACAAATTCAGAAACAGAGAGTTTGAGTTCATCTCATCTTGATTTAAGTGCTAAATCAAGGACAAGGCAACTAGTTAACTTGTCCCAGTTAGCAATGAACATGATTCCCCAGTGCTATGGCAAGTCTTCCTTAACTGTTCTCAAGCCATCAGGTGTTGGCTTACACCTAAACAGCATTGTTAACGCTATATCAATGGGTCAAGGTGGAACTGCAAGCATGAAAGTGGCACAGGCAATAAAATCAACATCTACTACAAGCTGTCAATCAACTGAAAACATCGACAATTGCTCAGATGCATTTGAAAAAGTATCAACTCCTCAAGGAGCACTAGAACAGAAAGTTTGCACAATTGCAGGTTCTGCTTCAGAATCACTCTTTGCCGAGGAATCAGTTGAGTTTCACATGACTCCGAACATAAAGAGGAAATTTAGCTCAGAGGATGGAGATAGGAATGACATGTTTGACCAGCAAAGATCCATAAAGAAAAG GAAGAAATTATCAAACAACACAGATGGTGATTGTTGCAAGCGTTGCAATTGCAAGAAGACCAAATGCTTGAAACT CTATTGTGATTGTTTTGCTGCTGGAATCTATTGTGCTGAACCTTGTTCCTGCCAAGGTTGCTTCAACAGGCCCGAGTATGAAGAGACTGTTCTTGAAACACGTAAACAAATTGAATCACGTAATCCACTAGCATTTGCTCCCAAGATTGTACAGCCGGTCACTGAGTTTCCTTTAAGCAACAGG GAAGATGGAAACCGGAAGACACCATCCTCAGCAAGACACAAAAGGGGGTGCAATTGCAAAAGGTCGATGTGTCTGAAAAAATATTGTGAATGTTACCAG GCTAATGTTGGTTGCTCAATTCGATGTCGATGTGAGGGGTGTAAAAATGTCTATGGCAAGAAGGAAG ATTATTGTGTGACTAAAGAAATGGTTAACCGAAGTGGAGAGATATCAGAAAGTAGAGTGGCAGCTAAACCTAAGAAGGAAATTTTCCATTCTGAGTTGTGTGATCCATACCATCTTACACCTTTGACACCTTCAGTCCAGTGCTCAGA CCATGGAAAGAATGCATCCATTTCCAGACTTTTTTCCAGGAGATGCCTTCCTTCACCTGAGTCTGACCTTACCGTCTTATCTTATGCAAAATCTCCAAGATCTCCAAGAACTTCTGATAGCAATGACATACTTCTGGAAACAAGTAAAGGAAATTTAGATATTGATTCTTTCTGTGAGGGAATTAGTTACAACAATGCTGTTGCCCTTGCTGATGAATTCCATTGCACTCCACTGCCAAATCATCCCTCGGTTATTATAGGTTCACCATCATCTAAAGCAAGGGAATTGACAAGCCTTTCACGGGTCCAATTGGACCCTAGAAGGAGGTCTCTCACTCCAGGTGGCTCTCTTCATTGGCACAGTTCACCTATTATGCCAATGTCTCctttaaatgataataaaaagcTTCAGGGGCTTGACTCAGCTGATGGCGGACTTTATGACATTTTGGAGGATGATATGCCAGAGATATTGAAATACACTTCTATGCCCATCAAACCTGTGAAAGCCGGTTCCCCAAATGGCAAGCGAGTTTCACCTCCTCACAATTTGCACCAGCTTGGATCAAGCTCTTCGGGACCATTAAGAAGTGGCCGTAAGTTCATACTAAAAGCTGTGCCTTCTTTCCCACCTCTCACTCCTTGCATTGATGCAAAAGGCAGCAGTAATCAGAGCAGAAATAATTTCCAAGAAAATAGGAGCAATGATTGA
- the LOC107951833 gene encoding protein tesmin/TSO1-like CXC 2 isoform X2: protein MGSPKLSKSPIPSASASASASISSSSSPVQESPFSNYISSLSPIKHDKAPHVAQGFVGLSSPLVFTSPRINTLGRPQSSSVKISQKGVGDKKIINESCILERSVTESQEGLVTDIKNEDIKDDVAVQLGSSSECVDEYLADPVETDCAKSAYSVKLNLKQSNNVLQSSVNGLLDLKNIKFGRKNNVGREVDAAQFLSGRSEESIERKLTSDEKLLKIEDEQGSAQGISDGFQKFDSDRFDLSSKEKECKNFGPQKDGHGDGCSNFLQQLPGSLPGVQSYEGFAKNIGGDADAPVHSMKHEASELQRSMSRRCLQFGEAQPEATATCSISTNRANNIISSTSLATNSETESLSSSHLDLSAKSRTRQLVNLSQLAMNMIPQCYGKSSLTVLKPSGVGLHLNSIVNAISMGQGGTASMKVAQAIKSTSTTSCQSTENIDNCSDAFEKVSTPQGALEQKVCTIAGSASESLFAEESVEFHMTPNIKRKFSSEDGDRNDMFDQQRSIKKRKKLSNNTDGDCCKRCNCKKTKCLKLYCDCFAAGIYCAEPCSCQGCFNRPEYEETVLETRKQIESRNPLAFAPKIVQPVTEFPLSNREDGNRKTPSSARHKRGCNCKRSMCLKKYCECYQANVGCSIRCRCEGCKNVYGKKEDYCVTKEMVNRSGEISESRVAAKPKKEIFHSELCDPYHLTPLTPSVQCSDHGKNASISRLFSRRCLPSPESDLTVLSYAKSPRSPRTSDSNDILLETSSPSSKARELTSLSRVQLDPRRRSLTPGGSLHWHSSPIMPMSPLNDNKKLQGLDSADGGLYDILEDDMPEILKYTSMPIKPVKAGSPNGKRVSPPHNLHQLGSSSSGPLRSGRKFILKAVPSFPPLTPCIDAKGSSNQSRNNFQENRSND, encoded by the exons ATGGGTTCTCCTAAACTTTCTAAGTCCCCAATTCCCTCTGCTTCTGCTTCTGCCTCAGCATctatttcttcatcttcttcgccagttcaa GAATCCCCTTTCTCCAATTACATTAGCAGTCTGTCTCCTATAAAGCATGACAAAGCACCGCATGTAGCACAAGGGTTTGTTGGACTCAGTTCTCCTCTTGTATTTACATCTCCACGTATAAATACACTTGGAAG GCCCCAGTCATCCAGTGTGAAAATATCTCAAAAGGGTGTAGGGGacaagaaaataataaatgagtCTTGTATTTTGGAAAGATCTGTTACTGAATCGCAAGAAGGGTTGGTCACTGATATTAAGAATGAAGATATCAAGGACGATGTGGCAGTCCAGCTTGGTAGTTCCtctgaatgtgttgatgaatactTGGCTGACCCTGTGGAAACAGACTGCGCAAAGTCTGCATATTCAGTCAAGTTAAATTTGAAACAATCTAATAATGTGCTTCAATCATCAGTTAATGGTTTACTGgacttaaaaaatattaagtttggCAGAAAAAATAATGTGGGGAGGGAAGTTGATGCAGCTCAATTTTTGTCTGGGCGAAGTGAAGAAAGCATCGAAAGAAAGTTAACCTCTGATGAAAAATTGTTGAAGATTGAAGATGAGCAAGGTTCTGCTCAAGGGATATCTGATGGATTTCAAAAGTTTGACTCTGATAGATTTGATCTTTCTTCTAAGGAAAAAGAATGTAAAAACTTTGGTCCTCAG AAAGATGGCCATGGTGATGGATGCAGTAATTTCCTTCAACAGCTGCCTGGATCTCTGCCAGGGGTTCAGTCATATGAAGGTTTTGCTAAAAATATTGGCGGAGATGCAGATGCTCCAGTTCATAGCATGAAACATGAG GCTAGTGAACTCCAACGCAGCATGAGTAGGCGTTGCCTTCAATTTGGAGAAGCTCAACCAGAAGCCACAGCAACCTGCAGCATTTCCACAAATCGAGCAAATAATATTATCTCTTCAACATCACTTGCTACAAATTCAGAAACAGAGAGTTTGAGTTCATCTCATCTTGATTTAAGTGCTAAATCAAGGACAAGGCAACTAGTTAACTTGTCCCAGTTAGCAATGAACATGATTCCCCAGTGCTATGGCAAGTCTTCCTTAACTGTTCTCAAGCCATCAGGTGTTGGCTTACACCTAAACAGCATTGTTAACGCTATATCAATGGGTCAAGGTGGAACTGCAAGCATGAAAGTGGCACAGGCAATAAAATCAACATCTACTACAAGCTGTCAATCAACTGAAAACATCGACAATTGCTCAGATGCATTTGAAAAAGTATCAACTCCTCAAGGAGCACTAGAACAGAAAGTTTGCACAATTGCAGGTTCTGCTTCAGAATCACTCTTTGCCGAGGAATCAGTTGAGTTTCACATGACTCCGAACATAAAGAGGAAATTTAGCTCAGAGGATGGAGATAGGAATGACATGTTTGACCAGCAAAGATCCATAAAGAAAAG GAAGAAATTATCAAACAACACAGATGGTGATTGTTGCAAGCGTTGCAATTGCAAGAAGACCAAATGCTTGAAACT CTATTGTGATTGTTTTGCTGCTGGAATCTATTGTGCTGAACCTTGTTCCTGCCAAGGTTGCTTCAACAGGCCCGAGTATGAAGAGACTGTTCTTGAAACACGTAAACAAATTGAATCACGTAATCCACTAGCATTTGCTCCCAAGATTGTACAGCCGGTCACTGAGTTTCCTTTAAGCAACAGG GAAGATGGAAACCGGAAGACACCATCCTCAGCAAGACACAAAAGGGGGTGCAATTGCAAAAGGTCGATGTGTCTGAAAAAATATTGTGAATGTTACCAG GCTAATGTTGGTTGCTCAATTCGATGTCGATGTGAGGGGTGTAAAAATGTCTATGGCAAGAAGGAAG ATTATTGTGTGACTAAAGAAATGGTTAACCGAAGTGGAGAGATATCAGAAAGTAGAGTGGCAGCTAAACCTAAGAAGGAAATTTTCCATTCTGAGTTGTGTGATCCATACCATCTTACACCTTTGACACCTTCAGTCCAGTGCTCAGA CCATGGAAAGAATGCATCCATTTCCAGACTTTTTTCCAGGAGATGCCTTCCTTCACCTGAGTCTGACCTTACCGTCTTATCTTATGCAAAATCTCCAAGATCTCCAAGAACTTCTGATAGCAATGACATACTTCTGGAAACAA GTTCACCATCATCTAAAGCAAGGGAATTGACAAGCCTTTCACGGGTCCAATTGGACCCTAGAAGGAGGTCTCTCACTCCAGGTGGCTCTCTTCATTGGCACAGTTCACCTATTATGCCAATGTCTCctttaaatgataataaaaagcTTCAGGGGCTTGACTCAGCTGATGGCGGACTTTATGACATTTTGGAGGATGATATGCCAGAGATATTGAAATACACTTCTATGCCCATCAAACCTGTGAAAGCCGGTTCCCCAAATGGCAAGCGAGTTTCACCTCCTCACAATTTGCACCAGCTTGGATCAAGCTCTTCGGGACCATTAAGAAGTGGCCGTAAGTTCATACTAAAAGCTGTGCCTTCTTTCCCACCTCTCACTCCTTGCATTGATGCAAAAGGCAGCAGTAATCAGAGCAGAAATAATTTCCAAGAAAATAGGAGCAATGATTGA